The following coding sequences are from one Coregonus clupeaformis isolate EN_2021a unplaced genomic scaffold, ASM2061545v1 scaf2020, whole genome shotgun sequence window:
- the LOC121557163 gene encoding uncharacterized protein LOC121557163, with amino-acid sequence MALRTAGSVLVVFLWSVAVMGVDGWSVTYSTQSICTLKGSTVELSCSYTYPSGRVTTTLWFTKNNAAGNPVSLSDDPDYKGRVTYHGDQKTVHTLTITDLRESDSATYKFRFITDQTAGRYTGEPGVTLSVTGLQVKVTGGHQDKTLTCSTTCTLTGNPTYIWYKNGQHLDESTSPQYKDPVSSNYEDGYSCAVKDQVRGVGV; translated from the exons ATGgccttgagaacagcaggaagtGTGTTGGTGGTCTTTCTCTGGTCTGTAGCAG TGATGGGTGTAGATGGCTGGAGTGTGACTTACTCCACTCAGAGTATCTGTACCTTGAAGGGGTCAACAGTGGAACTGTCCTGCTCTTACACATATCCCAGTGGTAGAGTCACAACAACCCTCTGGTTCACTAAAAATAATGCTGCTGGGAATCCTGTGAGTCTGAGTGATGACCCAGACTACAAAGGTCGTGTGACGTACCATGGAGATCAGAAGACTGTCCACACCCTGACAAtcacagacctgagagagagtGACTCAGCTACGTACAAGTTCAGATTTATTACAGATCAGACCGCAGGGAGATATACTGGCGAACCTGgagtcactctgtctgtcacag GTCTTCAGGTGAAGGTGACTGGTGGACATCAGGATAAGACACTGACCTGTAGCACCACCTGTACTCTGACTGGTAACCCCACCTACATCTGGTACAAGAACGGACAACATCTAGATGAGAGCACCTCCCCCCAGTACAAAGACCCAGTCTCCAGTAACTATGAAGACGGCTACTCCTGTGCTGTAAAAGACcaa GTAAGGGGTGTTGGGGTGTGA